The Streptomyces cynarae genome contains a region encoding:
- the eccD gene encoding type VII secretion integral membrane protein EccD, with protein sequence MSTGTSTGFCRITIAAPDSRVDVALPEDLPIQDLFPEIVRLSGLVHPDTSPAGYHLVRREGQVLDASRSLLEHRVRDGEVLLLRTFADSLPPAVHDDVVDAIAAAVKQDIRSWNDNLMRVAGLVAGSLLLIMLGFVFWFADPIRHDMHGLQGILAGVVALALTVLAGVRARVYDDRGSAVALGVSALPHALIAGSGVIPQDAGHGPGRIQFLVGCVAVLVFSVVLIMLLPQGDAPFVAAALAAAIGTLAVFCGVLTEAEPREIAAGTSVVALAVVGFLPGWSARFAKLPIGFRNPEDLARARREGREGDLEAVDVQRIVAQTSRGHELLLGLVGGCAAVIIGAGGAVLGFSDSGWAQLLALCTGLAAMMRARLFRYTAQVTCLFVAGVVTLGLLVLGLAISPPAGIVLELLKGNSGPVDIRTLWLGASVAAGVLLLIAIALIVPQKGLSPFWGRMLDLADSLVLLSLVPVCLAVLDVYSKVRGGV encoded by the coding sequence GTGAGCACGGGGACTTCGACGGGTTTCTGCCGAATCACCATCGCAGCGCCGGACAGCCGTGTCGATGTCGCGCTGCCGGAGGACCTGCCGATCCAGGACCTCTTTCCCGAGATCGTCAGGCTCTCGGGCCTGGTCCATCCGGACACCAGTCCCGCCGGCTACCACCTGGTACGCCGCGAGGGCCAAGTCCTCGACGCGAGCCGTTCGTTGCTCGAGCACCGGGTCAGGGACGGCGAAGTGCTGCTGCTGCGGACCTTCGCCGACTCGCTGCCGCCGGCCGTCCACGACGACGTGGTGGACGCGATCGCCGCCGCGGTCAAGCAGGACATCCGCAGCTGGAACGACAACCTGATGCGGGTGGCCGGTCTCGTCGCCGGATCGCTGCTGCTGATCATGCTCGGTTTCGTGTTCTGGTTCGCGGACCCCATCCGGCACGACATGCACGGCCTGCAGGGCATCCTCGCCGGCGTGGTCGCACTGGCCCTGACGGTGCTCGCGGGTGTGCGGGCCCGGGTCTACGACGACCGCGGCTCCGCCGTCGCGCTCGGTGTCTCGGCGCTTCCGCACGCGCTCATCGCCGGCTCCGGCGTCATCCCCCAGGACGCGGGTCACGGCCCCGGCAGGATCCAGTTCCTCGTCGGCTGCGTGGCCGTACTGGTCTTCTCGGTCGTACTGATCATGCTGCTGCCGCAGGGAGACGCCCCGTTCGTGGCCGCCGCGCTGGCCGCCGCGATCGGCACGCTCGCCGTTTTCTGCGGTGTGCTCACCGAGGCGGAGCCGCGCGAGATCGCCGCCGGCACCTCGGTCGTGGCGCTGGCGGTAGTCGGCTTCCTGCCCGGATGGTCGGCCCGCTTCGCCAAGCTGCCGATCGGTTTCCGCAACCCGGAGGACCTGGCCAGGGCCCGTCGTGAGGGCCGGGAGGGCGACCTCGAGGCCGTCGACGTGCAGCGCATCGTCGCCCAGACCAGCCGGGGCCACGAACTGCTGCTCGGACTGGTCGGCGGCTGCGCGGCCGTCATCATCGGCGCGGGTGGCGCGGTGCTCGGCTTCAGCGACAGCGGCTGGGCCCAGCTGCTGGCCCTCTGCACCGGTCTCGCCGCGATGATGCGGGCGCGGCTCTTCCGGTACACCGCCCAGGTGACGTGCCTGTTCGTGGCCGGCGTCGTCACCCTGGGTCTGCTGGTGCTCGGCCTCGCGATCTCGCCCCCGGCCGGCATCGTCCTCGAACTGCTCAAGGGCAACTCCGGTCCCGTCGACATCAGGACCCTGTGGCTCGGCGCCTCGGTCGCGGCCGGCGTGCTGCTGCTGATCGCGATCGCCCTGATCGTGCCGCAGAAGGGGCTCTCCCCCTTCTGGGGCCGCATGCTGGACCTCGCGGACTCCCTGGTGCTGCTCTCCCTGGTCCCGGTCTGCCTGGCCGTCCTCGACGTCTACAGCAAGGTCCGCGGCGGCGTCTGA